In the Paenibacillus sp. FSL R7-0337 genome, GGCTTCCTCGGTGCGACCTGCAGTCATGGAACGCTGCACCTCAATGAAGATATTGTACATATCGGCAAAGAAATGCTGGATGAACAATCACGCCGGTTCGTACCCATTGTGACCGATTTCTCCAGAAGTGTGCAGCCCATCGTCCGCTACCGGCTGAATGATATTCTGACCGAAGCGGCAGAGCCGTGTCCCTGTGGTTCGCTGTTCACGGCCATTGAGCGGATCGAAGGACGCTGCGATGATATTCTGTATCTGCCCCATGCGGCAGAGAGCACGCACGTTACGGTATTCCCTGATTTCGTTACCCGGGCTGTGCTGGCGGCTTCCGCAGACATTGAACATTACCGGGTCATCCAGCACAGCCTGACTGAGCTGGAAATCTCCTATCGTACACGGACCGGTACCGATGAAGGCACGGAGCAGCAGATTACAACAGAGCTGACGCGCTTGTTCACGAGGCTATCCTGTCGCCCTCCGCAGTTGACTTTTACCGCTTACAGCTTCGTGCCCGGAACTGTGAAGCTGCGCCGGGTGGAGAGGGGCTGGAAGCTGTGAAGAACCGGGTAACACAGTATGACCGCGATTCTGCTCAGGGGCTGGACTGGCCGGATACGGAGTATGGGCGGTATGCCCGGGAGTATCTTACACCGCTGCTGGAGCGGGGAGCGCAACCTTTTATCGATAATGTGAGTACAACTGTTAAGGTGCTGACCATCGATGGGCTGCCGGTTCCGATTACCGTCAATGAAGCAGACTATGACAACTCGTATGTATGCTCACCCTATACCCACTATGTCAGCTATGCGCGTGAGGAACTGGCCCTGCTCAATAACCGGATGCTAGAGGGCTTATTATCGCTAATGCTCAAAGGAATGGGCTGGATGCTGCGGCAAGCACGGTTTAACCGGGTGGTTCAGGTGAATAACTGGCTGCTGTCCACCAATCTGTATCCTGCCTTAAGTGCGGAACAGCTGACGGCGATACTTGATTACCTCCGCCAGACTTATCCGGGTCATACCTTAATCTATCGTTCGCTTAGCCGGGAGACCTCGGGAGAAATCATCGGCAGACTGCAGGGGTATGGCTGCAAGCTCGTTCCAAGCCGGCAGATCTACCTGCTGCACCCGGATACCGCTGACTCCAAGGCTAGATGGCTAGTCAAACGTGACATGAAGCTGCTGGCGAAGCATGGCTATACTGAGGTTGGTCCGGAGGAGATCACACGGGAAGATATTCCCCGCATTGTGGAGCTGTACAGACTGCTGTATATCGATAAATATTCGGCTTATAATCCGCAGTTCACCGAAGCCTATATTGCCATGGCGCTGGAACGGCGAACCTTGCAGATCTACGGTCTGCGTAAGGAAGGAAGGCTGGATGCGGTGCTGGGCTTCTATGAGCGGGAGGGCGCGATGACGGCGCCATTGTTCGGTTATGACACAAGTCTGCCTCAGTCCCTAGGACTCTACCGTATGCTGTCCGCTGTGCTGATCGGGCTTGCAGGCAGCAGGGGGCTACTACTGCACGAGAGCTCCGGCGTCGGCCAGTTCAAGCGCAACCGGGGAGCGACTGGTGCCACTGAATATTCTGCGGTGTATGACCGGGGGACCACTCTGTTGAACCGCTGCGGCTGGTCCATCCTGGAGCTGCTGCTCCGGCGGATCGGCATGCCGCTTATTCAGAAGCTGAAGCTGTAGGCAGGAACCATGAATGTGAGACAGGAGGCAGAAGATGAACTTAGCTAACCGTATTACCTTGTTCAGGATATTGCTGATTCCGCTGTTTATTGCGCTTTTTCCCATTTACCCGGAAGCCTGGGTCAACCAATTCCCGATCCTGGCATACTTAGAGATACATGGTGTTTTTTATGCAGCTATAGTTTTTATTATGGCTTCTATAACAGACAAGCTGGACGGGTACGTGGCGAGAAAATATAACCAGATTACCAATTTAGGAAAGCTGCTTGATCCGTTGGCAGATAAGCTGCTTGTTGCTGCCGCGCTGATTCTAATGGTGAGTTTGCACATGATTCCTTCTTGGATTGCTTTTTTAATATTGGCGAGGGAAGTTATAATGATGGGTGTCCGTATCGCCGCTTCAGCGCAGAAGGTAGCTCTGGCAGCCGATAAATACGGCAAATGGAAGATGGTCCTGCAAGTTGCTGCAATCTCGGCAATTCTTTTGAACAATGCGCCCTTCAGCCTGTTTACTTCCTTCCCTGTTGACCTAACCCTGATGTATGGTGCATTAATCATTACCGTATACTCGGGTTACAACTACATTAAGAACAATTATCAGCTGCTGCAATTGGAGACTCATACATCACATCATTAAAAAAGGAGGTGCCCCATGAACACTAATCCAAGCCAGCCCCTGGGGCATGAACCGGTTGCGCTGATTACCGGGACCTCCAGCGGATTCGGGCTGCTGACGGCAATTACGCTGGCTCGCAGAGGGTACCGGGTCATTGCCACCATGCGGGATCTTGGCCGCAGCAAGGAGCTGGTTCAGCAGGCTGAGCAAGCGGGGGTGCGGGAGCGCATTCATCTGCTGGCACTGGATGTCACGGACGAAGCTTCGATTGCGTCTGCTGTTCAGGCTAGTCTTGAGCTCGCCGGCAGAATTGATGTGCTGGTGAACAACGCCGGCTTCGCCGTAGGCGGATTCGTGGAGGAGGTCAGCATGGAGGCTTGGCGAGGGCAGATGGAGACTAACTTTTTTGGCCTGATTGCCGTAACGAAGGCGGTGCTTCCTCTAATGCGGGTCCAGCGCAGCGGCCTAATCATTAACGTGAGCAGTGTCAGCGGACTGAGCGGATTCCCGGGCTATGGTCCGTATGCCGCCTCGAAGTTTGCGGTGGAAGGGTTCAGCGAGAGTCTGCGGCAGGAGATGCTCTCTTTTGGCGTCCGCGTTGTACTGGTTGAACCGGGCTCCTTCCGTACCCCCATCTGGGACAAAGGGATTACAGGTATGCACAGAAATGAAGGCTCCCCGTATCACACCAGGCTTGAGGAAGTGCTGCGGTACTCCCGGCGCGCGTCCGAGACGGCTCCCGATCCGCAGGAGGTAGCTGATCTGATTGGACGGATCACTGCCAAACGTGCACCGAAGCTGCGCTATCCTGTAGGCCGGGGCTCGCGGGTGCTCATGATCGGCAAGGCCCTGCTTCCCTGGAAGGTGCTGGAGGGGATTATCTCCAAATCACTGCGGGCAATGAAATGATAGCATGACAGAACAGAATAGGGGGGAATGCTTTTGCCGGGAACGGTTGGATTACATATATGCTTTGATGGGCAAGGCCGGGAGATTGAGGTGCTGGATGTGACCCGGGTCGACAAGGACACCTACCGGATTGAGGAGACGCCGATTTTTAACCCGGGGATTGCGCTTGGCGACATTATCCGGGTGAGTGAGCGTGAGGGGATCGCGTATTACATTGAGACGGTGAAGAAGTCCGGGCTTGTCCGGTATGCCTGGCTGCTGAGCAAAGAAACGGCGGCTTCCGGCGAGATCCGCAGCTTCACGGAGCGGGTTACAGAGCATGGGGGCAGATGGGAGCAGATCTTCGGGGGACTGCTGGTGATTTATTTGCCTAAGCACTCTGCTGTAGACGCGGAGCAGGAAATGTCGCGGATTATTGAGCATTTTGAAGGCTAATTATACGAATCTGAGGTGAAGGGAATTGAAGAAATTCTTGAAACAGTGGGTGCCGAGCATTGCCATTGGCATTATTCTATCTTTATTTATCCGTACCTACGTAGCGGAAGCAATGCGTGTGCCTACCGGCTCGATGATTCCGACTATAGCGATTAACGACCGGCTTGTGGTGGACAAAATGCTCTGGAATACCTCGCTGAAGCATGGCGATATCGTGGTGTTCCATCCGCCGGTTGCCGAAGATGCGCATAAAAGATATGTAAAACGGCTGATCGGTCTGCCGGGCGATGTGATTGAGATCAAGGAAGGCAAGCTGTACCGCAACCATGAGACTATTGCCGAGCCGTATCTCCAGGAAGCGATGACCTATACCTTCGGGCCGGTCACCGTTCCCGCAGACCATTATTTTTTCCTGGGCGACAACCGTAACGTCAGCTATGATGCTCACTTATGGGAGACTCCGTTCGTAGACAAGGATGCGCTGATCGGCAAAGTACTGTTCGATGTGAACCAGTTGTTCTAAATCGGGTAGTCGACCACCACAACGTTCTCCAGGATTCCCTCCAGCATGGATACGAACTTCTGATGGGCCGGATGAGGCCCGTAGGCACGCAGGGCTTCCTGACTCTCAAAGGTCACGCGGAGCCCCAACGTATAGCCGTGGACATTCTCCTGCTCCTCGGTCACATTAACGCCTGCTGTAAGGTCGATGATGCCGGGGATTTGCTTTTTTAGCGCCAGCAGTGCTTGTAACAGGTCTTGCTCCTGGATTGGTTCGAATTGCTCTTTGAAGCGGAAGGCGACGAGATGCTCATACATAATGGATTGATCCCCCTTGGGCAAAGTGTTGGACTGCATTAGCGATTATACTACAAATTGGACGGATGGAGGTTGAACAAGTTGACCAGAGATTCACTAGCCATAACCGACCCTATCAAGGCTCCTAAGTCTATTCAAACCTTGATAGCTATTCTGATCCCCATTATTTTTCTTTCGCTATCCCCCGGCCTCGATCCGGATAGGCATTTCTTTTTATACTACTTCAGACTGGGGTGGATAGGTGTCTGCTGCGTAGCCTTCCTCTTCATTCTCGTTAACGCGCTGCGGAAGGAAGGCCGGCTTCAGTGGGGGACGGATTCGCTTATTATTCGCAACGAGCACATCTCCGCGTCAGGGATTAAGGTCATTTACATAGATGGTCCGTTAGTAGGAATATTACCTGCAGGCAAACGGATTGTCCCGGTTAATCTCTGTTTCAGGTTCACAGAAGACACGGCAGCGGTGAGGAAGAGACTAATGAACTGGGCGGAAGAGAACGGAATTAGGCTGAAATACAAGAGATTTGTCAAATGGCTCTGAACAGAATATGGAAAGGCGTCTAAAGACAGGGATTCTATAGAACTAGATTGCTTGGAGTTTGTGACTTTCACCGGATTGTTACTTTACCGTCTGTTGACTATGATCAAGTGGAGCATAACGGAATATTCCTATCAAGCGGAAACAGCTTTGCCGTCCTTTCAAGGGCGGCATCCGTCTCAGCGAGAAATAGAAGGATAAGTTACCGTGTGAAACCTGTAAGTTCATATATTTAATACAAAAGGGGTGCTGGTACTTGAAAGTACATGTCACGGATCTGAAGCACGGTGATTGTCTCATGGCAGACACTTTCAATGGTGTAGGGCTGCACGTTCTCCCCAAGGGGACGCGTGTGGAACGGGAAGAGATTAGTATCCTGATCCGGCACAAAATTGATTATGTCGATATCGAGCAGCGCAGCGGGCTGAATACGGATGAAGAAGCTGCGCCCAGCCACGGGCTGCACGATGATTTTGATCTCGCTATTTTGAATTATGAAGCGATTTTTCTGGAAGCCTTGACGAAGGGCAGCTTCTCGCAGTCGGCAGTCGATGATACGCTGAAGCCGCTGCTGGAGACGTTGGAAGGGCAAAAGGATGTTGTCTCCCTGCTGCTCCTGTTGGACCGGGATGACATCGATACATATCACCACTCGTTACAGGTGGGCTTATTATCCTATTATATTGCTGCGTGGATGGGTTACTCCAAGGAGGAGCGCTTCTTGATCAGCCGTGCAGGCTACCTGCATGATATCGGCAAAAGCCAGGTGCCCCTGTCGATCCTGAACAAGCAGGGTCTGCTGACGGATTCCGAGAAGGATGAGCTGGCACGGCACACCTTCTATGGCTATGATCTGATCCGCGGCTCCAAAATGGACGAGGTTACCGCGCTGGTAGCCCTCCAGCATCATGAATATGAGGATGGTTCAGGCTATCCGAATCACTTGCTCAAAAAAGAGATCCATCCATACGCCCAGATTGTTTCCGTAGCCAACATCTATATGTCGCTCACCACCTCTACTGCGAACCGTCCCAAGCAGGGGCTGGTCACGGTGCTGCGCAAGGTACATGAGATGGGCTTCGGCAAGCTGAACGAGACGGTGGTGCAGGCATTGACCGGACATTTACTGCCGAGCTTCGTGGGCAAGAATGTACAGCTTAGCAACGGCGAAGTGGGCATGATCGTCATGAATAACCCGCTGGACCTCTTTAAGCCGCTGGTAAAAGTGGGCGAGAGCTTCCGGGATTTGTCGCGTGAACGCAGCCTGTCCATCGACGAAGTGGTGAACTGAATAACCGGATGAAGAGGCACTGTCCGCAGCGTCCTCTTCTAATGAACGGCCAGACTGTCCTTTTGGACGGTTTGGCTTTTTTTTATGTGCAGAAAGAAGAAAGGAGCTAGCACGCAGGAGTCCCGGTGACCGGAGGAAGGTTTGTGTTCAAGCCATAGATTGGCTATGATTAATGAGAGATGGAAGAGTTGCATAGAGATAGAGATTCTAGTCAGTCTGTGCAGCAGCATAAAGGAGAAATGAAGATGCATACCGACAACCAGTTAGAGAAATTGAAGCAGCTCAAATATGAGCTTACCCGCTTTATGATGATTTACAAGTTCGCTCTTGCCGAGATGGAGACCAAGATTGATATCCTCAAAGAGGAATTCCAGCTCCTTCACGACTATAGCCCGATTGAGCATACCAAGTCCCGGATCAAATCCCCGGAGAGCATTATGAAGAAAATGCTGCGTAAGAACAGTGAGTTGTCCCTCCCACAGATCAGAGCCAGTATTAAGGACATCGCCGGGCTGCGGATCACATGTTCGTTCATTTCGGATATTTATCAGGTTAGCGCCATGCTGCAGAAGCAGGACGATCTCAAAGTGCTTGAGGTGAAAGATTATATTAAAAACCCGAAGCCGAACGGTTATCAGAGTCTGCATCTGCTTATCGAGGTTCCCGTATTCATGTCGGACTGTCAGGAGCATGTCTGTGTTGAGGTACAGATCCGCACGATAGCTATGGATTTCTGGGCCAGTCTGGAGCATAAAATTTTCTATAAATACAGCCAGGCGGTTCCTGAGCATCTGACCCGTGAACTTAAGAATGCGGCTGACAAGGCGTACGAACTCGATGTGCAGATGGAGCGGCTGCACCGTGAAATTAAGGAAATCAAGGATTCGCAGGAGGACGAAGATCCATTCTCCGAGTTGCGGGATATGATTCTGGGCAATCAGCAGTTCAGTCTGCCGGACAACTTTGTTAAGTTGTTGAAGGAATAGAATATGGAGGGTGGCTGTTAGAAGGCGCATGCATAGAAAAGCCTACGTTACTGATCTGGATGGAACTCTGCTGAACTCGGAACAAAAGCTGTCGGCATACACTGTACAGGTGATTACAGAAGCGATGGAACAGGGAATGATTATCAGCTTTGCAACTGCAAGAGGATTTATCAGTGCTGACAGCGTAGTGGCAGATATCCCTTGGAGGTATCCGGTGATTCTTTATAATGGTGCGCTTATCTATGACAGCGTAGCACGTAGGGTGATTGACGGCTACTGGCTGGATCCCGCTATTTCCGGGGAAATTATAACGCTGGGGCGGGCTTATGGAATCACCCCTTTTCATTTTTTGCTGGATGCAACAGGCAGTGAGCGGGTGTTGTATGAAGCTCCTACCCGGACTGGTGATGTGGAGTTCTGTAATTCCCGGAAGAATGATGTGCGTTTCCGTCAGGTAGAGATGCTTGAATGTCCTGCCGGGCACCGGACCGTTGTAATGACTTTTATAGGTAAGTTGGAGGAGCTGGAGCCGCTTCACCAGAAGGTGCTTGAGCGCTTTGGCGCAGAAGTTCATATTCATTTTATGAAGGATATATACATAGAGGATCATTATTTTTTGGAATTTAGCCATCCGAATGCGAATAAAAGTCAAGGGCTTAAGCTATGGGCACAGCATATGGACCTTCTTGCCACGGATATTGTGGTGTTCGGCGATCACTTGAATGATCTGGGCCTGTTCGCTGCGGCCGGGACGAGTGTTGCGGTTGAGAACGCTCAAGAGGAGCTCAAAGTAATTGCACATGTAATTACAGCATCCAATAATGATGATGGTGTAGCAGTGTTTCTCGCGGAGACTATGAACAAGGGAGCGATTACAGGATGAGTGACAAGCGTCTTCGTACCATTGCAGTGAACCAGGCGGGTTATTCAAGCGGAGGAGATAAGCTGGCTCTGTTCTCCGGTGATAACCCACGTTATCATATAATTGACATAGCAAGTAAGAATGTGGTATTCACCGGACAGACCGGGGCTTATATTGAGGATAAGCCCAGCGGCTGCCGTGTACGCAGCGGAGATTTCTCGGCGCTTACCTCACCCGGGAAGTACCGGATCGAAGGGGCGGAGGGCGAGCAGTCCGCTGCATTTGTTATTGCAGACAAGCCGTATCAGGAGCTGCAGCAGGGATTGCTGAAGGCCTTCTATTACTACCGCTGCGGCGTGGAACTTGACGGAGAGTATGCGGGAGCCTGGGGGCATAAGGCCTGCCATCTGGCAGAGGGTACAGTCATCGGCCAGCCTGGGCTGAGTCTGGACAGCAGCGGAGGGTGGCACGATGCGGGAGACTACGGAAAATACTCCGGGCCGGGAGCGAAGGCCGTAACAGATCTTCTTCTGGCTTGGGAGCTGTATCCTGCGGCATTTGCTGGTGTACATACGCTTCCAGAGAGTGACGGCAGCCTGCCGGATGTCCTGCTGGAATGCACAGTGGAGCTGGACTGGCTATTCAAAATGCAGGAGTCCGGCAGCGGCGGGGTCTACCACAAGCTGACCACGGCGCATTTCCCCGGCCTTGATGTGATGCCGGAGGAGGATACTGCGGAGCTGTATTTCTCGCCGGTCTCTGCGGCTGCTACCGGGGACTTCGCCGGGGTGATGGCTATGGCGGCGCGGATCTACAAGCCGTTCGATGAGGCATATGCGGCGCGGTGTCTGGAAGCCGCGCGGGCTGCCTGGAGCTGGCTGACTGCGCATCCGCATGTACCAGGCTTCACCAATCCGCGAGGGATTACCACGGGGGAATATGGCGATAAGGTTGACAGCGACGAGCGCTTCTGGGCAGCGGCGGAGCTATTCCGCACGACAGGAGATGAACAATTCCACAGTGCGGCGCTTGAGCTTGCCAAGCTGCCGTTCCCCAAATACAGCTTCGGCTGGGGGGATATGGGCGGCTATGGCACACTGGCATATCTGCTCATAGGGGAAGCAGGCACGGAGCCATCTCTCTATGCTGAGCTAAGGGAGGGCTTGCTGGCAGAAGCAGACCGCCTGCTGCGGCAGAGCCATGACGACGGCTACAGAATCTCGCTGCTGGAGCAGGACTATATCTGGGGCAGCAATATGCTGGTCATGAACCATGCCATGCTGCTGCTGGCAGCGGAACATTTCAGCGGGGAACAGGAATATGCTGCTTGTGCTCTGGATCATCTGCATTACCTGCTGGGCCGCAATGTGCTGGGGATCAGCTATGTGAGCGGCTTCGGCGAACATGCGGTCATGCATCCCCATCACCGCCCGTCTGTGGGCGATCATGTGGTTGAGCCGGTTCCGGGCTTGGTGGTTGGCGGTCCGGACCGGGGACTGCATGATGAATATGTGAAGGAGCATTTGCGGCGCAAACCCGCAGCCCAGTGTTACGCGGATCACGAGGACAGTTATTCTACGAACGAGGTAACGATCTACTGGAATTCACCGGCATTGTTCGTGACGGCGAGATTCAATTGCTGATCAGATAAGGAGACGGGCCCATGCAGTCATTTAAAGTGATTAGTCTGGATATGTTCCAGACCCTGGTGAATATTGAGAGCAGGCGGGCAGAGGTCTGGAGGCCGATTCTCCAGCAGAAGTTCAGTGAAGCAAGGGCACTGCAGCTCGGCAAGCAATTGCTGAGCCGTTATTATGCCGCAGCCTGCGAAGCCCGGGAGGCGGGTACTTTTATCAGTAGCAGAGAGATTTATTACAGAGGGTTTCAGAGCGTATTCCAGGAGTCCGGTTTGGATTGCGATTGTGAGCAGGCAGTGGATAACCTCTTTGCCCAACACCGGCTGTCTGAAATGTACGAAGACACAGAGGCCTTCTTACAGCGCATATGCCGGGATTATCAAGTGTGCATTGTAAGTGATACAGATGATCTAATGCTTCCTGAGTTCTACCGGAATTATCCCATCGCGCTGTTCACCTCTGAGACGTATCAGTCATATAAGAATGACACGCATAACCGTATGTTTACTGAGGTGATAACCCATTATGGGGTGGAGCCGGAGCAAATTATCCACATTGGAGACTCTGCGTCAGATATTCTCGGAGCAGCCAGAGCCGGAATCAAATCCTGCTGGCTCAACCGGAACGGTCAGCCCTGGGAGCTTGAAGTCAAGCCGGATGTTACAGCGGGAACACTGGAAGAGGCCTATGAGCTGATATCCAGAGAACAATAACAAAGGAGCCGTGAGCGAAATGAACGACAATGTGGACGAGCAGGAGCTGGAATTGTTAAAATACCCGATTGGAAGATTCGCCGCTAAGGGGAACCGGACAGCAGAGGTGCGGGAAGAATCGGTTGCGGTCTTTAGGCAGTTGGCAGAGGAGCTGCGGGCAGCAGTCCAGCCGCTAACGGCGGAACAGCAGCATACCCCTTACCGGCCGGGCGGCTGGACCGTGATTCAGGTCGTGCATCATCTCGCCGATACGGGCATGTACGCGTACCTCCGCTTCAAGCGTGGACTGACGGAGGAAGCGCCGCTGGTTCCAAGCTACAGACAGGATCTGTGGGCGGAACTGAGCGATTCTTCCAACGAACCGGTGGAATCCTCACTCCAGCTCATCGGACTGCTTAACCGCAGATTCGCGACCTTACTGGAGTCCTTGCAGCCTGAGGATTATGACCGGACCTTCGTAAGCGGCGGTCTTGGTGAGATGACACTGGATGCTGCAGTGGAGAGGTACATCTGGCACAGCCGCCATCATATCGCGCAGATTACAGCATTGATCCAGCGAAGCGGCTGGTAAATGATAACTTTGTTTTAGCATAAAAAGACGGAGGGGTTGTGTACCCTACGTCTTTTTATTTTGTCCGGGACCGGAAAAGGGTGTGGAGGCCCGACGAGTATACGAGGAGTCTGGAATGTATGCGGAAAACAGCATACATTCGGTGGAGACGAGGTTTCCGGGGCAAAATGTATGCCGAAAACAGCATACAATAGCACAGGGCGGAACCGGGCCCTACGAGACGTTGCTCCTTTTAGGGTTGCAGCCCCATCCAGCCCAGCCCGTCCGCCTAATCTATTATCGAATGAACCTGTCACCTGGGCATGGGCGGATACATATCCTATAACCAGAACGATAAAAAAACGGCCCCGAGGAAAGGACGGATATGTGTGACCTCTTATATGGACTATACGTCGCCCAATACACAGTTTACGTTTGATATGAATGGCAACACCTTATTCAAGAAGGATGACTGCAATTATATCAACGTACTGGGCATCAAAAATCTGAACACCCTGGAGAATACTTCGCTGCTCGATATCTATCTCAGCAGATCCAATGTGGTCGAGCCGCATTATCATCAAAATGCCGCTGAGCTGGTCTATTGTATCTCGGGCGCGGCAGTGGTGTCACTGATCAACCCGTTTACGAACGAGCTGCTGCATTTTCCGATCACTCCGGGTCAGGTTGCCAATGTGCCGCAGGGCTGGTGGCATTATGAAGTGGCCACGATGGATTGCACCCATCTGCTGGCGATCTTCGATGCCCCTACACCGGAGGTCATCCTCGGTTCGGATCTTCTGAGCCTAACCCCGGCTAATGTGTTGGCACATACCTATTGCCTTAATGAAGCGCTGGTTAAGGAAGCACTCGCTCCGGTGAAGCCTCAGACCTTCATTGGTCCGCCTGCGGATTGCTGTCCCCCTGCGAAGGCGGCAGCCGAGAATATGAAGGGAACCCACATCGCTCCTGCCAATATGGCGCCGATGATGGCTAATGCGAACATGCAGCCTTACATGCACCAGCAGCAGGCTCCGCAATCCTTCGGATACCAGCCGATGGCGGTACATGGTTATTATGCGCAGCCATATGCCCAGCCCTACCGCCAGCAGCAATACGTCCAGGCTACTCCGCAAGCTGTACATGAGGCTGGAACCGAATAACAGAATCCAAACAGCACCAACGGCAGCGTATTCTGTGAATACAGAATGACGCTGCCGTTTTTTTGCGAATATAAGAACTTATATGTTTCACATTATAACTTAGCTTGTCTTCAGTGATTCTTATCTGGAACCTGGAAGGAATGCAGATAATTCTGAATATCCTCCTGCGGGGTCTCGAGCAGACCGGCCAGCATGCTTTGAATAGCATACAGGGCCGCAACCTTTTCGTCGATTTCGGTGATTTTGTCGCGGACGAGTTCCTTCAAGGTCTCTTCATCCATCTTCGAGCCGAGCAGGGCAAGCGCCGCCTGGATTTCTTTCAGTGAATAACCCAGTACTTTGGCATCCTTGATGAACTTCAGCTTCACCAGAACATCTGCAGAGTAGATCCGGTATCCCTTAGCGGTCCGCTCCGGCACTGGCAGGATCCCGCTGTCTTCATAGTAACGGATGGTTGCCGCACTCAGCCCCGCCTGCCGCGCCAGCTCCCCACGGG is a window encoding:
- a CDS encoding HAD family hydrolase, encoding MQSFKVISLDMFQTLVNIESRRAEVWRPILQQKFSEARALQLGKQLLSRYYAAACEAREAGTFISSREIYYRGFQSVFQESGLDCDCEQAVDNLFAQHRLSEMYEDTEAFLQRICRDYQVCIVSDTDDLMLPEFYRNYPIALFTSETYQSYKNDTHNRMFTEVITHYGVEPEQIIHIGDSASDILGAARAGIKSCWLNRNGQPWELEVKPDVTAGTLEEAYELISREQ
- a CDS encoding cupin domain-containing protein — encoded protein: MDYTSPNTQFTFDMNGNTLFKKDDCNYINVLGIKNLNTLENTSLLDIYLSRSNVVEPHYHQNAAELVYCISGAAVVSLINPFTNELLHFPITPGQVANVPQGWWHYEVATMDCTHLLAIFDAPTPEVILGSDLLSLTPANVLAHTYCLNEALVKEALAPVKPQTFIGPPADCCPPAKAAAENMKGTHIAPANMAPMMANANMQPYMHQQQAPQSFGYQPMAVHGYYAQPYAQPYRQQQYVQATPQAVHEAGTE
- a CDS encoding MerR family transcriptional regulator, whose translation is MKGMTRGELARQAGLSAATIRYYEDSGILPVPERTAKGYRIYSADVLVKLKFIKDAKVLGYSLKEIQAALALLGSKMDEETLKELVRDKITEIDEKVAALYAIQSMLAGLLETPQEDIQNYLHSFQVPDKNH
- a CDS encoding YfiT family bacillithiol transferase is translated as MNDNVDEQELELLKYPIGRFAAKGNRTAEVREESVAVFRQLAEELRAAVQPLTAEQQHTPYRPGGWTVIQVVHHLADTGMYAYLRFKRGLTEEAPLVPSYRQDLWAELSDSSNEPVESSLQLIGLLNRRFATLLESLQPEDYDRTFVSGGLGEMTLDAAVERYIWHSRHHIAQITALIQRSGW